From a region of the Sminthopsis crassicaudata isolate SCR6 chromosome 6, ASM4859323v1, whole genome shotgun sequence genome:
- the LOC141546635 gene encoding olfactory receptor 5B12-like, which yields MAIMNRSEINEFILVGLTDAPELQVPLFIIFTVIYLITLVGNLGLIVLISWDSQLHTPMYFFLSNLSLVDFGYSSAITPKVMSIFLLEDKVISYNGCAAQFFFFVAFSTVESYLLAAMAYDRHAAVCKPLHYTTTMTANVCAGLAISSYICGFLNSSIHTRNTFSFDFCSSNVVHHFFCDFPALVALSCSETYIKELVVFFVVGFNVFFALFIILISYLLIFIAILKIRSVEGRRKAFSTCASHLTAVSIFYGTVIFMYLQPPSRHSMDTDKVVSVFYTIIIPMLNPLVYSLRNKDVKSAFIKISQGTKSSLGLSF from the coding sequence ATGGCAATTATGAACAGGTCAGAAATCAATGAATTCATCCTTGTGGGATTAACAGATGCTCCAGAACTCCAGGTGCCCCTTTTCATAATATTTACTGTTATCTACCTCATCACTCTTGTGGGGAACTTGGGGTTGATAGTCCTGATCTCCTGGGATTCCCAGCTCCACACACCcatgtattttttcctcagtAATCTCTCCCTAGTGGATTTTGGCTACTCTTCAGCTATTACTCCCAAGGTAATGAGCATCTTTCTCCTGGAGGACAAGGTCATCTCCTACAATGGATGTGCTgcacaatttttcttctttgtggcCTTTTCCACTGTTGAAAGTTATCTCTTGGCTGCTATGGCTTATGATCGCCACGCAGCGGTGTGTAAGCCCCTCCATTATACCACCACTATGACAGCTAACGTATGTGCTGGTCTGGCTATTAGCTCCTATATCTGTGGTTTTCTGAATTCTTCCATTCACACAAGAAATACCTTCAGTTTTGACTTTTGTAGTTCCAACGTGGTTCAtcactttttttgtgattttccaGCACTCGTGGCTCTCTCCTGTTCTGAGACATACATCAAAGAATTGGTTGTTTTCTTTGTTGTAGGATTCAAtgttttttttgccctttttattATCTTGATATCGTACTTATTAATCTTTATTGCCATCTTGAAGATACGCTCAGTTGAGGGTCGCCGTAAAGCCTTCTCTACATGTGCTTCTCACCTCACAGCAGTATCCATATTCTATGGGACAGTAATCTTCATGTACTTACAACCCCCTTCCAGGCATTCCATGGATACAGACAAAGTAGTGTCTGTCTTCTACACCATAATCATCCCCATGTTGAACCCTTTGGTCTACAGCCTGAGAAATAAAGACGTCAAAAGTGCTTTCATTAAAATATCTCAGGGTACAAAGTCATCATTAGGCTTATCCTTTTAA